In the genome of Siniperca chuatsi isolate FFG_IHB_CAS linkage group LG17, ASM2008510v1, whole genome shotgun sequence, one region contains:
- the tfpi2 gene encoding tissue factor pathway inhibitor 2, translating to MEFYILALFALFSSFYNVLALSPKGVCLLQVDEGPCRGEIERYYYNTITQKCEIFYYGGCQGNANNFKSYQECQKTCFRIPKIPQICRFPKEVGPCRALFHRYFFNMTTMQCEPFYYGGCQGNLNRFQDLTSCKEYCSPRKTVPVLCLGPLDKGKCSASIPRYYYNAVTKMCEEFAYSGCGGSSNNFVSRQNCMDVCVKGGRKHTRQEKGRRMRRNRNNLITFLQA from the exons ATGGAGTTTTACATATTAGCGCTATTTGCTCTTTTTTCCTCGTTTTACAACGTTTTGGCGCTGTCACCTAAAG GCGTATGTCTCCTTCAAGTGGACGAGGGACCTTGCAGAGGAGAAATTGAGCGCTATTACTACAACACTATCACCCAAAAGTGCGAGATTTTCTACTATGGAGGGTGCCAAGGGAATGCCAATAACTTCAAGAGTTATCAGGAGTGCcagaaaacatgtttcagaATCCCAA AAATTCCCCAAATCTGCAGGTTTCCTAAAGAGGTTGGACCCTGCCGTGCCCTCTTTCACCGCTACTTCTTCAACATGACCACCATGCAGTGTGAGCCCTTTTATTACGGTGGCTGCCAGGGCAATTTGAATCGCTTCCAAGACCTCACCTCTTGCAAGGAGTACTGCAGTCCACGAAAAA CTGTCCCTGTGCTCTGCCTGGGCCCTCTGGACAAAGGGAAGTGTTCAGCCTCCATTCCTCGGTATTACTACAACGCAGTCACCAAGATGTGTGAGGAGTTTGCCTACTCAGGTTGCGGaggcagcagcaacaacttCGTCTCGAGGCAGAACTGCATGGACGTGTGTGTTAAAG gagggagaaaacacacaagacaagaaaaaggtCGTCGCATGAGACGGAATAGAAATAATCTCATCACTTTCTTGCAGGCGTAG